A window of Actinomycetes bacterium contains these coding sequences:
- a CDS encoding DUF3073 domain-containing protein, with protein MGRGRAKAKQTKVARELKYSSQGTDFEALQRELAGTTSTPSERADTADSDDEYDDYGDWAAGDKR; from the coding sequence ATGGGGCGCGGCCGAGCCAAGGCCAAGCAGACCAAGGTCGCGCGTGAGCTGAAGTACAGCTCGCAAGGCACCGACTTCGAAGCGCTGCAGCGGGAGCTCGCGGGGACCACCAGCACGCCGTCCGAGCGAGCCGACACGGCCGACTCCGACGACGAGTACGACGACTACGGCGACTGGGCGGCCGGCGACAAGCGCTGA
- a CDS encoding Glu/Leu/Phe/Val dehydrogenase dimerization domain-containing protein, producing MRVFGPHPGARHRHEQVVFGADDATGLRAIVGIYSTALGPALGGTRFHPYPSEDAALADVLELSRAMAYKNALAGLDHGGGKAVIIGDPAQDKSEELLRAYGKFLDTLGGRYVTACDVGTYVADMDVVARETRWATGRSESAGGAGDSSVLTAYGVFQGMRASVEHLWGSPTLAGRTVGIAGVGKVGRHLAGHLVADGATVVVTDVSAEAVDAVRAAHPEVQVVDDVETLVRADLDVYSPNALGHALGDDVVAVLRARLVCGGANNQLAHPGTEDLLAARGILYAPDYLVNAGGVIQVADELHGFDFERARAKAEGIFDTTRRVLALAADEGVPPALAADRLAEERMASR from the coding sequence GTGCGCGTGTTCGGACCCCACCCCGGCGCCCGCCACCGTCACGAGCAGGTGGTGTTCGGCGCCGACGACGCGACCGGCCTGCGGGCGATCGTCGGCATCTACTCCACCGCGCTCGGCCCGGCGCTGGGCGGCACCCGGTTCCATCCCTACCCGAGCGAGGACGCGGCCCTGGCCGACGTGCTCGAGCTGTCGCGGGCGATGGCCTACAAGAACGCGCTGGCCGGCCTGGACCATGGCGGGGGCAAGGCGGTCATCATCGGCGACCCCGCACAGGACAAGTCGGAAGAGCTGTTGAGGGCGTACGGCAAGTTCCTCGACACCCTCGGCGGGCGGTACGTGACCGCCTGCGACGTCGGGACGTACGTCGCCGACATGGACGTGGTCGCGCGCGAGACCCGCTGGGCCACCGGGCGCTCCGAGTCGGCCGGCGGCGCGGGCGACTCGTCGGTGCTGACGGCGTACGGCGTCTTCCAGGGCATGCGGGCCAGCGTCGAGCACCTGTGGGGCAGCCCGACCCTGGCCGGGCGCACCGTGGGCATCGCCGGCGTGGGAAAGGTGGGCCGCCACCTCGCCGGGCACCTGGTCGCCGACGGCGCCACCGTCGTGGTCACCGACGTCTCGGCGGAAGCAGTCGACGCGGTGCGTGCCGCCCACCCCGAGGTCCAGGTGGTCGACGACGTGGAGACGCTGGTGCGCGCCGACCTCGACGTCTACTCCCCCAACGCGCTCGGCCACGCCCTGGGCGACGACGTGGTCGCTGTGCTGCGGGCCCGGCTGGTCTGCGGCGGCGCCAACAACCAGCTCGCCCACCCGGGCACCGAGGACCTGCTGGCGGCACGCGGGATCCTCTACGCGCCCGACTACCTGGTCAACGCCGGCGGGGTGATCCAGGTCGCCGACGAGCTGCACGGCTTCGACTTCGAGCGCGCCCGGGCCAAGGCCGAGGGGATCTTCGACACCACCCGGCGGGTGCTCGCCCTCGCCGCCGACGAGGGGGTGCCGCCGGCGCTCGCGGCCGACCGGCTGGCCGAGGAGCGGATGGCCAGCCGGTAG
- the bldC gene encoding developmental transcriptional regulator BldC → MSTRTPDAEPLLTPAEVATMFRVDPKTVTRWAKAGKLTSIRTLGGHRRYRESEVRALLAGIPAPRNEP, encoded by the coding sequence ATGTCCACCCGCACCCCCGACGCAGAGCCGCTGCTGACGCCCGCCGAGGTCGCCACTATGTTTCGTGTCGATCCCAAGACCGTCACCCGGTGGGCCAAGGCGGGCAAGCTCACCTCGATCCGGACCCTGGGCGGCCACCGCCGCTACCGGGAGTCCGAGGTCCGCGCGTTGCTCGCCGGCATCCCGGCGCCCCGCAACGAGCCCTGA
- a CDS encoding MMPL family transporter has protein sequence MSRFLHRIGGSAARHPWRTIGAWVVVVIAMAGLAGTVGGALNDDYTIPGSESQQAYDLLSERFPAMAGADARVVAHTETGRLDRAPLDAAAARLADMDGAGTVSPPVLSADGRTAIIAVQYDVPVTDFAGDEGLVALEEAGAPIEDAGYQVAFGGQVPENVASPGGTAELIGIGAALLILLLAFGSVVAAGLPIGVALVGLGVGTAGITVLAGTMDVSTVSPTLGSMIGIGVGVDYALFIVTRHRDALARGLAVPDAAAQANATAGQSVVFAGGTVLLALSGLQFTGVPNFSSMGYATGIVVLLTVAAAVTLLPALLGLAGLRVYSRKARRTGHLEAAASHSPTAARLAHTVSRRPLAWLVGSAVVLVALALPAFGMEIGTSDAGNEAEDTTIRQAYDLVADGFGPGSNGPLLVAVDLTEVGQDGLADLQQQLATTDGILAVTEPAVSEDGSTAVITATPTTGPQDDATLALIDDLRDSTADGVYIGGFTATMDDFSSVLAENLWVVVAVVIATSFVLLVLAFRSLVVPAKAAVVNLLSVGAAYGVITLLFQTERGADLLGLPGPVPIAAYVPVLMFAILFGLSMDYEVFLLSRVREEFLRTGDSRGSVVTGLSSTARVITSAALIMVLVFLGFAFDPAVVIKMIGIGLATAIAIDATLVRLVLVPATMALLGDRNWYLPRWLDRVLPDLDAHGTGPVVELPGPRAEERARELVG, from the coding sequence ATGTCCCGCTTCCTCCACCGCATCGGCGGCTCCGCAGCCAGGCACCCCTGGCGCACGATCGGCGCCTGGGTGGTCGTCGTCATCGCGATGGCCGGCCTGGCCGGCACCGTCGGCGGCGCCCTGAACGACGACTACACGATCCCGGGCAGCGAGAGCCAGCAGGCGTACGACCTGCTCAGCGAGCGCTTCCCGGCCATGGCGGGCGCCGACGCCCGGGTCGTGGCGCACACCGAGACCGGCCGCCTCGACCGGGCACCGCTCGACGCCGCCGCCGCGCGGCTGGCTGACATGGACGGCGCCGGCACCGTGTCGCCCCCCGTTCTCAGCGCCGACGGCCGGACCGCGATCATCGCGGTGCAGTACGACGTCCCGGTCACCGACTTCGCCGGTGACGAGGGGCTGGTCGCCCTCGAGGAGGCCGGTGCCCCGATCGAGGACGCGGGCTACCAGGTGGCGTTCGGCGGCCAGGTGCCGGAGAACGTGGCCTCGCCCGGCGGCACCGCCGAGCTGATCGGCATCGGCGCCGCCCTGCTGATCCTGCTGCTCGCCTTCGGCTCCGTCGTGGCTGCCGGGCTGCCGATCGGAGTCGCCCTGGTCGGGCTCGGTGTCGGCACCGCCGGCATCACCGTGCTCGCCGGCACGATGGACGTCTCGACCGTGTCGCCGACGCTGGGCTCGATGATCGGCATCGGCGTCGGCGTGGACTACGCGCTGTTCATCGTCACCCGCCACCGCGACGCCCTGGCCCGCGGCCTCGCCGTCCCGGACGCGGCTGCGCAGGCCAACGCGACTGCCGGCCAGTCGGTGGTCTTCGCCGGCGGGACGGTGCTGCTCGCGTTGTCGGGGCTGCAGTTCACCGGCGTGCCCAACTTCAGCTCGATGGGCTACGCGACCGGCATCGTCGTGCTGCTGACCGTAGCGGCAGCCGTCACGCTGCTGCCGGCGCTGCTCGGTCTGGCCGGCCTGCGGGTCTACAGCCGCAAGGCCCGGCGCACCGGCCACCTCGAGGCGGCGGCGAGCCACTCGCCGACCGCGGCCCGGCTGGCGCACACCGTCTCGCGGCGCCCGCTGGCCTGGCTGGTCGGCTCGGCCGTCGTCCTCGTCGCCCTGGCACTGCCGGCCTTCGGCATGGAGATCGGCACCAGCGACGCCGGCAACGAGGCCGAGGACACCACGATCCGGCAGGCCTACGACCTGGTGGCCGACGGCTTCGGGCCCGGCTCCAACGGCCCGCTGCTCGTCGCGGTCGACCTGACCGAGGTGGGCCAGGACGGGCTCGCCGACCTGCAGCAGCAGCTCGCGACGACCGACGGCATCCTCGCCGTCACCGAGCCGGCGGTGTCCGAGGACGGCTCGACGGCCGTCATCACCGCCACGCCGACGACCGGACCCCAGGACGACGCGACGCTGGCGCTCATCGACGACCTGCGCGACTCGACGGCCGACGGGGTCTACATCGGCGGCTTCACGGCCACGATGGACGACTTCTCGTCGGTGCTGGCCGAGAACCTCTGGGTCGTCGTCGCGGTCGTCATCGCCACGTCGTTCGTCCTGCTGGTGCTGGCGTTCCGGTCGCTGGTCGTGCCGGCCAAGGCCGCCGTGGTCAACCTGCTCTCGGTGGGCGCGGCGTACGGCGTGATCACACTGCTCTTCCAGACCGAGCGCGGCGCCGACCTTCTCGGCCTGCCCGGCCCGGTGCCGATCGCGGCGTACGTCCCGGTGCTGATGTTCGCGATCCTCTTCGGGCTGTCGATGGACTACGAGGTCTTCCTGCTGAGCCGGGTGCGCGAGGAGTTCCTGCGCACCGGGGACAGTCGGGGCAGCGTCGTGACCGGCCTGTCGTCGACCGCGCGGGTCATCACCTCGGCCGCGCTGATCATGGTGCTGGTGTTCCTCGGCTTCGCCTTCGACCCGGCCGTGGTCATCAAGATGATCGGCATCGGGCTGGCGACCGCGATCGCGATCGACGCGACCCTCGTGCGGCTGGTGCTCGTGCCGGCGACCATGGCGCTGCTCGGCGACCGCAACTGGTACCTCCCGCGCTGGCTCGACCGGGTGCTGCCGGACCTGGACGCGCACGGCACCGGCCCCGTCGTCGAGCTGCCCGGGCCGCGGGCCGAGGAGCGGGCCCGCGAGCTCGTCGGCTGA
- a CDS encoding CGNR zinc finger domain-containing protein, which yields MSGPVVPAAAQRVGGLLLPRAVAGHPALELCNTLAGWGEDGPGEYLTTYDHLAVWSATVGLVPAATARRLRRAAAQTPGRAADALTESRALRADFYAVLTRPRPPRPALDRLTERVQDAGAANRVGWSRSSGLGLEPGTESLDLPVRAFAGAARRLVEDGLAGQVRRCPGAGCGWLFLDEGRGRRWCVMAICGNRAKARRHAARQRSGLS from the coding sequence GTGAGCGGGCCGGTCGTCCCCGCGGCGGCCCAGCGGGTCGGCGGGCTGCTGCTCCCGCGGGCGGTCGCCGGCCACCCAGCGCTCGAGCTGTGCAACACGCTGGCCGGGTGGGGCGAGGACGGGCCGGGTGAGTACCTGACGACGTACGACCACCTGGCGGTCTGGTCGGCGACCGTGGGGCTGGTGCCGGCGGCGACGGCGCGCCGGCTGCGGCGGGCGGCGGCCCAGACGCCCGGCCGCGCCGCCGATGCCCTGACCGAGAGCCGGGCGCTGAGAGCGGACTTCTATGCGGTGCTGACCCGGCCGCGACCGCCGCGGCCCGCGCTGGACCGGCTGACCGAGCGGGTCCAGGACGCCGGTGCCGCCAACCGTGTCGGCTGGTCGCGCTCCTCAGGGCTCGGGCTCGAGCCGGGCACCGAGTCGCTCGACCTGCCGGTGCGGGCCTTCGCCGGCGCGGCGCGACGGCTGGTCGAGGACGGGCTGGCCGGGCAGGTGCGGCGGTGCCCCGGCGCCGGGTGCGGCTGGCTGTTCCTCGACGAGGGCCGCGGCCGGCGGTGGTGCGTCATGGCGATCTGCGGCAACCGCGCGAAGGCCCGGCGGCACGCGGCCCGGCAGCGCAGCGGCCTTTCTTGA
- a CDS encoding phosphoribosyltransferase family protein yields MRFADRADAGRRLATAVAGLLADRPELARRPPVVLGLPRGGVPVAAEVARELGAPLDVLVVRKLGLPGQPELAMGAIAGVAGDIEAVRNDAVLALSPVDEESFQDVYADEVAELRRRESAYRGDRPPATVEGCTTVVVDDGLATGSTMRAAVTAVRHGRPAAVVVAVPVGSRDTCARLAGEVDEVVCLTKPRAFTAVGQAYLDFSPTSDDEVRRALAEVSG; encoded by the coding sequence ATGCGCTTCGCCGACCGCGCCGACGCCGGTCGCCGGCTGGCCACGGCGGTGGCGGGACTGCTCGCCGACCGGCCGGAGCTCGCCCGTCGGCCTCCGGTCGTCCTGGGGCTGCCGCGCGGCGGGGTGCCGGTGGCCGCCGAGGTCGCCCGCGAGCTCGGCGCGCCGCTGGACGTGCTCGTGGTCCGCAAGCTCGGACTGCCCGGTCAGCCGGAGCTCGCGATGGGCGCGATCGCCGGGGTCGCCGGCGACATCGAGGCCGTACGCAACGACGCCGTCCTCGCCCTGTCACCGGTCGACGAGGAGTCGTTCCAGGACGTGTACGCCGACGAGGTGGCCGAGCTGCGCCGCCGGGAGTCGGCCTACCGCGGCGACCGGCCGCCCGCCACGGTCGAGGGGTGCACCACCGTGGTCGTCGACGACGGGCTGGCCACCGGCTCCACGATGCGGGCAGCGGTCACCGCGGTGCGGCACGGTCGGCCGGCCGCCGTGGTCGTCGCGGTGCCGGTCGGGTCCCGCGACACGTGCGCCCGGCTGGCCGGCGAGGTCGACGAGGTCGTGTGCCTCACCAAGCCGCGCGCCTTCACCGCCGTCGGCCAGGCCTACCTGGACTTCTCTCCCACCAGCGACGACGAGGTGCGCCGGGCCCTGGCGGAGGTGTCGGGGTGA
- a CDS encoding LysR family transcriptional regulator yields the protein MLDLARLRVLAAVARHGSVTAAARELHYSQPSVSHHLAKLEAETGAQLLQRVGRGVRLTEAGRLLAERAAEILGRVDAASAELSAHVGLDAGRVRLAGFSSALSTIAPAAAAALGQRHPGLELSLVDAHPDEALAMLRAGHVDVAVVFRYHDATDDDTDVRLHHLLDDPTYVVGTDPVNTVAGHRRSRWIGGCERCRSHLLTVCAGEGFEPTIGYTTDDVVAMQSLVAAGMGVAILPGMALRAHRADGVVATEHEGAPRHVFAATYGEPPDPPATAAVLAALAEAV from the coding sequence GTGCTGGACCTGGCCCGGCTGCGGGTGCTGGCCGCCGTCGCGCGGCACGGCTCGGTGACGGCCGCCGCCCGCGAGCTGCACTACTCCCAGCCCTCGGTCAGCCACCACCTGGCCAAGCTCGAGGCCGAGACCGGCGCCCAGCTGCTGCAGCGGGTCGGCCGCGGGGTCCGGCTGACCGAGGCCGGACGGCTGCTCGCCGAGCGGGCCGCCGAGATCCTGGGCCGGGTCGACGCGGCCTCGGCTGAGCTGTCGGCCCACGTCGGGCTGGACGCGGGGCGGGTGCGGCTGGCCGGCTTCTCCTCGGCGCTGAGCACCATCGCGCCGGCCGCCGCGGCCGCGCTGGGGCAGCGGCACCCCGGGCTGGAGCTCAGCCTGGTCGACGCCCACCCCGACGAGGCGCTGGCCATGCTGCGCGCCGGGCACGTCGACGTGGCGGTGGTCTTCCGCTACCACGACGCGACCGACGACGACACTGACGTCCGGCTGCACCACCTGCTCGACGACCCGACCTACGTCGTGGGCACCGACCCGGTCAACACGGTGGCCGGGCACCGTCGCTCGCGCTGGATCGGCGGCTGCGAGCGGTGCCGCAGCCACCTGCTGACCGTCTGCGCCGGCGAGGGCTTCGAGCCGACCATCGGCTACACCACCGACGACGTCGTCGCCATGCAGTCGCTGGTGGCCGCCGGCATGGGCGTGGCGATCCTGCCCGGCATGGCCCTGCGCGCCCACCGCGCGGACGGCGTCGTGGCGACCGAGCACGAGGGGGCGCCGCGGCACGTCTTCGCCGCCACCTACGGCGAGCCGCCCGACCCGCCCGCGACGGCCGCCGTGCTGGCCGCGCTGGCCGAGGCGGTCTGA
- a CDS encoding cysteine dioxygenase family protein, producing the protein MAPTATPLRTRPGLDRLVGRIHDGVDLDGPARRTAFAVADLMRAEMPGVDVLTPDERVGDPTTYSRVILHTEERLSLIAVVWRPGQLTEIHDHIAWCTVGVIQGVEFETLYRDHGDHLSEIGRAANGVGDVSGFAPPGDIHMVHNTGDETAISLHVYGADLSASPSSVRREYHLPVR; encoded by the coding sequence ATGGCCCCCACCGCGACCCCTCTGCGCACCCGCCCCGGTCTCGACCGGCTGGTCGGCCGGATCCACGACGGCGTCGACCTCGACGGCCCGGCCCGGCGCACCGCCTTCGCGGTCGCCGACCTGATGCGGGCCGAGATGCCCGGCGTCGACGTGCTCACCCCGGACGAGCGGGTGGGTGACCCGACGACGTACTCCCGGGTGATCCTGCACACCGAGGAGCGGCTCTCGCTCATCGCGGTGGTGTGGCGGCCGGGCCAGCTGACCGAGATCCACGACCACATCGCGTGGTGCACGGTCGGCGTGATCCAGGGCGTGGAGTTCGAGACGCTCTACCGCGACCACGGAGACCACCTCAGCGAGATCGGCCGGGCGGCCAACGGCGTCGGCGACGTCAGCGGCTTCGCCCCTCCCGGCGACATCCACATGGTGCACAACACCGGCGACGAGACCGCGATCTCGCTGCACGTCTACGGCGCCGACCTGTCGGCCTCCCCGTCCAGCGTTCGCCGCGAGTACCACCTCCCGGTCCGCTAG
- a CDS encoding DNA polymerase ligase N-terminal domain-containing protein — MPGPSGLPGPPALPRFVLHEHRKPQHHFDLRLEEDGVLRSWAVPRGMPTDTKHNKLAVHVDDHGLDHVDYQDADKSIADEGTWEEHDRTDRRILFTLHGRASSRRYALIRTDSDWLLHLTKDQPAG, encoded by the coding sequence ATGCCAGGGCCGTCGGGGCTGCCTGGGCCGCCGGCGCTGCCGCGGTTCGTGCTGCACGAGCACCGCAAGCCGCAGCACCACTTCGACCTGCGGCTGGAGGAGGACGGGGTGCTGCGGTCGTGGGCCGTTCCTCGTGGGATGCCCACCGACACCAAGCACAACAAGCTCGCCGTGCACGTCGACGACCACGGTCTCGACCACGTCGACTACCAGGACGCCGACAAGTCGATCGCCGACGAGGGCACCTGGGAGGAGCACGACCGCACCGACCGGCGGATCCTCTTCACCTTGCACGGCCGTGCGTCGTCACGCCGCTACGCGCTGATCAGGACCGACAGCGACTGGCTGCTCCACCTGACGAAGGACCAGCCCGCCGGCTGA